The genomic interval GTCTCGCCTCGGCGCTCGGGGTCAGCACGGGCATCCTCGTCCACACCGTCGCGGCGACCGTCGGCCTCGCGGCGCTGCTCCGGACCTCGGCGCTGGCCTTCGCCGTCGTGAAGTACGCCGGGGCGGCCTACCTCGTCTATCTCGGCGCGAAGACGCTCCTTCGGGGCGGCGACCTGAACGACCTCGCGGGGTCGAGTTCGAGACCGGGTTCCGCGTCTGAGGTCGGCGTCCCCGGGTCCGGGGACGCCGACCTCAGACGCGGATTCCTGCGGGGCGTGACGGTCAACGTCCTGAACCCGAAGGTCGCGCTGTTCTTCCTCGCCTTTCTCCCGCAGTTCGTGGGGTCGGGTCCCGGAACGACCGCCGAGATGCTGGCGCTCGGTGGGACCTACGCCGCGCTGACCGCGCTGTATCTGGGCGGCGTGGGCCTGCTCTCGGGCGGGGTCCGGACCGCGTTCCGCGCTCGCCCCCGACTCGCCGACGGCCTGCGGTGGGTCTCGGGGTCGGTCCTCGTGGCGCTCGGGGCGGCGCTGGCGCTCGACGGTCGGTAGCCGCAAAATACCGCGAGAGCGTCCGAGAGTTCCACTTTCACTTCCACTCCGCACTCACCGAGGTTTTTATACCATAGCGCACAAACCCTTCGCATGTCTCCCGAAGAAAACGACGCGGAGACGGATACACCATGAGCGATGTGCGCCAGCACGCCGAAGAGATACGCGAACAGTTCTCCGAACATCTCGACCTGACGGCCGACGAGGTCGAGCAGCGCCTCGACAACCTCGTCAACGAGTACCGGGTGCCCCTCGAAGAGGCGCGCCGGAGCGTCGTCAGCCACTACCTCGACGAGGCGGGCCTCGAACGCGACGACATCCGGACCGGTGGCGGCGGTACCGAGAAGGTCAACGTCGAGGACATCGACGAGGACGAGCAGTGGATCGGCCTCACCGCGAAGGTCGTCGACCTCTGGGACCCCCGGAGCGACGCCGTCGGGCAGGTCGGCCTGCTCGGCGACGAGACCGGCACCACCAAGTTCACCAAGTGGGCCAAGTCCGACCTCCCGGAACTGGAGGAGGGGAAGGTCTACCGCCTCGGGAACGTCGTCACCGACGAGTACCAGGGCAACTACTCGGTGAAGCTCAACCGCACGACCACCATCGAGGAACTCGACGAGGACATCGAGGTCGGCGACGACACCGCCGAGGTCGAGGGCGCGCTTGTGGACATCCAGAGCGGCTCGGGTCTCATCAAGCGCTGTCCCGAGGAGGACTGCACCCGCGTGCTCCAGAACGGTCGCTGTTCGGAACACGGCGAGGTCGAGGGCGAGTTCGACCTCCGCATCAAGGGCGTCCTCGACGACGGCGAGGAGGTCCGCGAGGTCATCCTCGACGAGGAGGCGACCGAGGAGTTCACCGGCATCGGCCTCGAAGAGGCACAGGACATGGCGATGGACGCGCTCGACACCACCGTCGTCGCCGAGGAGATGCGCGAGCGGACCCTCGGAAAGTACTACCGGGTTCGCGGCCCCACGATGGGCCGATACCTCCTCGCCGACGAGGTCGAGGAGCTGGCCGGGCCGACGAACGCCGAGGACGTTCTCATCAAAGCGAGGTCGATGTGACATGAGTGGAGCACCAATGCGAGAGGTCGCCCGCCGCGTGTTCGCGCGCGAGTTCAACGACGCGACCCACACGTTCAAGGAGTCGGACGAGGAGCGAGCCCCGGTGTACGCGCTGTTGCCGACCGGCGAGAAGGCCAACCGCATCTTCGTGGTCGGCACGCTCACCGAGACCGAGGACGTGGGCGAGGACAGCGAGTACTGGCAGGGCCGGGTCGTGGACCCGAACGGCGACCCGTTCTTCGTCTACGCGGGCCAGTACCAGCCCGAGGCCGCGAGCATGCTCCGGGAACTCGAACCACCGGCGTACGTCGCCATCACGGGCAAGCCCCGGACCTACGAGACCGACGAGGGCGACGTGAACGTCTCCGTGCGACCCGAGTCCATCACGCTGGTCGACGCCGCGACCCGCGACCGATGGGTGGTCGAGACCGCAGAGCGGACCCTCGACCGAATCGCCGCCTTCGAGGAGGGAGAGACGGCGGAATC from Halorussus salilacus carries:
- a CDS encoding LysE family translocator — protein: MLPTIDLHAYLVFVGAALALILTPGPDTVFVLTQGVGAGKRGGLASALGVSTGILVHTVAATVGLAALLRTSALAFAVVKYAGAAYLVYLGAKTLLRGGDLNDLAGSSSRPGSASEVGVPGSGDADLRRGFLRGVTVNVLNPKVALFFLAFLPQFVGSGPGTTAEMLALGGTYAALTALYLGGVGLLSGGVRTAFRARPRLADGLRWVSGSVLVALGAALALDGR
- a CDS encoding replication factor A (Replication protein A protects and stabilize the intermediate ssDNA that is generated by the unwinding action of a DNA helicase at the replication fork. In addition, SSBs prevent the formation of secondary structures by single-stranded template DNA.) encodes the protein MSDVRQHAEEIREQFSEHLDLTADEVEQRLDNLVNEYRVPLEEARRSVVSHYLDEAGLERDDIRTGGGGTEKVNVEDIDEDEQWIGLTAKVVDLWDPRSDAVGQVGLLGDETGTTKFTKWAKSDLPELEEGKVYRLGNVVTDEYQGNYSVKLNRTTTIEELDEDIEVGDDTAEVEGALVDIQSGSGLIKRCPEEDCTRVLQNGRCSEHGEVEGEFDLRIKGVLDDGEEVREVILDEEATEEFTGIGLEEAQDMAMDALDTTVVAEEMRERTLGKYYRVRGPTMGRYLLADEVEELAGPTNAEDVLIKARSM
- a CDS encoding RPA family protein; this translates as MSGAPMREVARRVFAREFNDATHTFKESDEERAPVYALLPTGEKANRIFVVGTLTETEDVGEDSEYWQGRVVDPNGDPFFVYAGQYQPEAASMLRELEPPAYVAITGKPRTYETDEGDVNVSVRPESITLVDAATRDRWVVETAERTLDRIAAFEEGETAESSHEGGIAAGANEYARMAEEEYDLPLDRYQQTAISALESLEDEATDDDTDEPEPEAEPQA